From the genome of Arthrobacter alpinus, one region includes:
- a CDS encoding recombinase family protein, which produces MTRLGYARVSTNDQDTELQIRELEAADCERIYRDHGVSGTKASRPELDKMLDRLSRGDEVVVWKLDRLGRNTRHLLELLDAFKARGIKFRSLRDGIITDPDSELGGAMAQAMITIISAFAQLERDQLSERTKAGMAVAASHGRKAGRREVTADHVNVKQAHKLKDQGLKPADIGRVIGASRATVYRYLNMEIT; this is translated from the coding sequence ATGACGCGTCTTGGATACGCCCGGGTCAGCACCAACGACCAAGACACCGAATTGCAGATCCGAGAACTCGAAGCCGCCGACTGCGAACGGATCTATCGCGACCACGGCGTCAGTGGAACCAAGGCCAGCCGACCAGAACTGGACAAGATGCTGGACCGCCTCAGCCGGGGAGACGAAGTCGTCGTCTGGAAGCTGGATCGCCTCGGGCGGAACACACGCCACCTGCTCGAACTCCTCGACGCCTTCAAAGCACGCGGCATCAAATTCCGTTCCCTTCGCGACGGCATCATCACCGACCCCGACAGCGAACTCGGCGGGGCCATGGCCCAGGCCATGATCACCATCATCTCCGCCTTCGCCCAGCTCGAACGCGACCAACTCTCCGAACGCACCAAAGCCGGCATGGCTGTTGCCGCATCCCATGGCCGGAAGGCCGGACGGCGGGAAGTCACCGCCGACCACGTAAACGTCAAGCAAGCCCACAAACTAAAAGACCAAGGGCTAAAGCCGGCCGACATCGGAAGAGTCATCGGTGCAAGCCGTGCCACTGTCTACCGCTATCTCAATATGGAAATCACCTGA
- the ligD gene encoding non-homologous end-joining DNA ligase — protein sequence MRQAGKTPEPVPDKPSPHSSSDAPIFVIQEHHASRLHWDFRLEHSGVLVSWAVPKGPPLAFGENRLAVMTEDHPLGYVSFQGTIPKGQYGAGTVTIWDAGTCTLEKWREGTEIIAVLHGKPKGGLGGVPRRYALIHTPGMGAGKKWLIHLMKAQPSPDEAGNNAANREDVHGRAGQAPAGTPSQVEIPEATVTTWSGKRHDLPAPMLATAATTADMDPEHSWSLEMKWDGMRTIAGVADGVVTLVSRNGNNVTEQYPELQELATLTVDDSVLDGEIIALNTLGRPDFSLLQQRMKLTSKREIAKKVRKVPVHLMVFDALQLGTEKAAQDGSAPQVLVQESYTKRRHALFATVREGTHVHLPPAHTGTIEEAVATSHDLGLEGIVAKRNDSRYTTGRRSPAWRKIKDERHQEVVIIGWHKGSGSRRDTLGSLLLAVHDRGHLHYVGRVASGFSTPQLKAAAVLLKKIRRKTPPANDVPAASQRDVVWVTPRLVGEVKFTEKTRDGRLRHPSWRGWRPDKAAEDVHWEF from the coding sequence ATGCGTCAAGCTGGGAAGACACCGGAGCCCGTACCTGATAAACCTTCCCCCCATTCGTCCTCCGATGCACCGATTTTCGTTATCCAGGAACACCACGCATCCCGGTTGCACTGGGACTTTCGTCTGGAACACTCCGGAGTATTGGTCTCTTGGGCTGTGCCGAAAGGCCCGCCCCTGGCATTCGGAGAGAACCGGCTCGCCGTCATGACAGAGGACCATCCACTGGGCTACGTATCCTTTCAAGGCACCATTCCCAAGGGACAATATGGGGCAGGGACCGTCACCATCTGGGACGCGGGCACCTGCACACTGGAAAAATGGCGGGAGGGAACGGAAATCATCGCAGTGCTCCATGGAAAGCCCAAGGGGGGCCTGGGCGGAGTCCCCCGACGCTACGCATTGATACACACCCCTGGCATGGGAGCAGGCAAGAAGTGGCTCATCCACTTGATGAAAGCCCAACCAAGCCCCGATGAGGCAGGCAACAACGCAGCCAACCGGGAAGACGTCCACGGGCGTGCTGGCCAAGCACCCGCGGGCACGCCGTCACAGGTGGAGATCCCTGAAGCCACGGTAACGACTTGGTCTGGGAAACGCCATGACCTACCCGCTCCCATGCTCGCCACGGCCGCCACCACGGCCGACATGGATCCAGAACACTCCTGGTCCCTGGAAATGAAATGGGACGGCATGCGGACCATCGCAGGCGTGGCCGACGGCGTAGTGACACTGGTTAGCAGAAATGGCAACAACGTGACCGAACAATATCCCGAACTACAAGAACTTGCTACGCTGACGGTCGATGACTCAGTCCTCGACGGCGAAATCATCGCACTCAACACCTTGGGAAGACCAGATTTTAGCCTGCTGCAACAGCGAATGAAACTCACTTCCAAACGCGAAATTGCAAAAAAGGTCCGCAAGGTCCCCGTACATTTAATGGTCTTCGACGCCCTGCAACTTGGCACTGAAAAAGCGGCCCAAGACGGGTCCGCTCCCCAAGTGCTGGTCCAAGAAAGTTATACGAAAAGACGGCACGCACTTTTTGCCACCGTAAGGGAAGGCACACACGTCCACCTCCCCCCGGCCCACACCGGAACCATCGAAGAAGCGGTGGCCACCAGCCATGACCTTGGACTCGAAGGAATCGTTGCGAAGAGAAACGACAGCCGCTACACCACAGGCCGAAGGAGCCCGGCTTGGCGAAAGATCAAGGACGAACGGCACCAAGAAGTCGTCATCATCGGCTGGCACAAGGGATCCGGATCCCGCCGAGACACCCTCGGATCACTGCTGCTGGCAGTCCATGACAGAGGACACCTTCACTACGTGGGCAGGGTCGCGTCGGGTTTCTCCACACCCCAGTTGAAAGCAGCAGCTGTATTACTGAAGAAAATCAGACGCAAAACCCCTCCAGCGAACGACGTCCCTGCAGCATCACAACGCGACGTTGTCTGGGTAACCCCACGACTCGTCGGAGAAGTGAAGTTCACCGAGAAAACCCGCGATGGCAGGCTCCGCCACCCAAGTTGGCGCGGCTGGCGCCCGGACAAAGCCGCAGAAGACGTCCACTGGGAATTCTAG
- a CDS encoding ferritin-like domain-containing protein — protein MPDTPEINEYGGYAVFEHFTSAEEIFSYKLGAALTMEHYSLEMLGDLEQTAVRRELKDLFAEHAHETRQQIENLKQCFMLLGEDVNDSPSPMTKGLAKEAKSTTVTTDESLVDAVVLAGALETEHYETAFYETLIAHAQARGAADVVALLRQNLEQEMAAIVKIKEVTKAIARDGIAILDMRAAAGEPPAGDDETGHFTTTGIPPFVPPSSF, from the coding sequence GTGCCGGACACGCCAGAAATCAACGAGTATGGAGGTTATGCCGTGTTTGAACATTTCACCAGCGCCGAGGAAATCTTTAGCTACAAGCTCGGAGCTGCGCTGACCATGGAGCATTACTCCTTGGAAATGCTTGGCGATCTGGAGCAGACGGCCGTGCGGCGCGAACTTAAGGATCTTTTTGCCGAGCACGCCCACGAGACCCGTCAGCAAATAGAGAATTTGAAGCAGTGCTTTATGCTGTTGGGCGAAGATGTGAACGATTCGCCCTCGCCGATGACGAAGGGACTGGCCAAAGAGGCGAAGTCAACCACAGTGACGACGGATGAGTCCCTGGTCGATGCCGTGGTCCTCGCCGGTGCCTTGGAGACCGAGCATTACGAAACCGCTTTCTATGAAACCCTGATCGCCCATGCCCAAGCGCGTGGCGCCGCCGACGTGGTGGCATTGCTACGACAGAACCTGGAACAGGAAATGGCTGCCATCGTCAAGATTAAAGAGGTCACCAAGGCCATCGCCCGGGACGGCATCGCCATTTTGGACATGCGCGCCGCGGCCGGAGAACCACCGGCCGGCGACGACGAAACAGGGCACTTCACCACCACCGGAATTCCGCCTTTCGTGCCGCCCTCCAGCTTTTAG
- a CDS encoding zinc-dependent alcohol dehydrogenase, protein MKALTWQGKRSIEYTEVPDPRIQEPTDIIIKVTSTAICGSDLHLYELLGPYMQAGDIVGHEPMGIVQEVGSSVHRVKVGDRVVIPFNVSCGHCWMCERGLQSQCETTQVRSQGKGAQFLGYSELYGSVPGGQAEFLRVPHGDYGAMVVGKELPDHRYLFLSDILPTAWQGVDYANVPDGGTLAVFGLGPVGQLAARIGVHLGHRVIAIDPVPERRAMAARHGVEVLDFSKDLVAELQEMTQRGPDSILDAVGMEAHGSAGAKAMQTATGLLPDKVAQKAMETISVDPTSVLHSAIAAVRRGGTISLSGVYAGQATPMPLVDMFDKQIQLREGQCNVRSWTETLLPFAEDAADPLGLDDLVTHTVPLSRGPELYETFQKKQDGCIKVVLQP, encoded by the coding sequence ATGAAGGCGCTGACTTGGCAAGGGAAGCGGAGCATTGAGTATACGGAGGTCCCCGACCCCCGGATCCAGGAACCTACCGATATCATCATCAAGGTCACTTCGACTGCGATTTGCGGTTCGGACCTGCATCTTTACGAGCTGCTGGGACCATATATGCAGGCGGGGGACATCGTAGGACACGAGCCAATGGGCATTGTCCAGGAAGTTGGCTCCTCGGTGCACCGGGTCAAGGTCGGGGATCGCGTGGTGATCCCCTTCAATGTTTCCTGCGGCCATTGCTGGATGTGCGAACGCGGCCTCCAGTCCCAATGTGAAACGACGCAGGTCCGCAGCCAGGGCAAGGGTGCGCAGTTCCTGGGGTACTCCGAGCTGTACGGTAGTGTGCCGGGCGGGCAGGCAGAGTTCCTTCGCGTGCCCCACGGCGATTACGGCGCGATGGTGGTCGGCAAGGAACTGCCGGACCACAGGTATTTGTTCCTCTCAGATATTCTGCCGACCGCCTGGCAGGGCGTCGACTACGCAAACGTGCCTGACGGAGGGACACTGGCAGTTTTCGGGTTGGGGCCCGTTGGACAGCTTGCCGCACGGATCGGGGTCCATCTGGGGCACCGGGTGATCGCGATCGACCCTGTCCCGGAGCGGAGGGCGATGGCGGCCCGTCACGGCGTGGAGGTCCTGGATTTTTCCAAGGACCTGGTTGCCGAGCTGCAAGAAATGACCCAACGCGGGCCCGATTCGATCCTCGATGCCGTGGGAATGGAGGCACACGGATCCGCGGGTGCGAAGGCAATGCAGACAGCAACCGGACTACTGCCGGACAAAGTCGCTCAGAAGGCCATGGAAACCATTTCGGTGGATCCAACCTCGGTCCTCCACAGTGCCATTGCCGCGGTTCGCCGAGGGGGAACTATTTCACTTAGTGGAGTCTATGCCGGGCAAGCCACCCCGATGCCCTTGGTTGACATGTTCGACAAGCAAATCCAATTGCGAGAAGGACAATGCAATGTTCGCAGCTGGACCGAGACGCTTCTCCCCTTTGCCGAGGATGCCGCCGATCCACTGGGGCTTGATGATCTGGTCACACACACCGTTCCGCTCTCGCGGGGGCCGGAGTTGTACGAAACGTTCCAAAAGAAACAGGACGGCTGTATCAAGGTCGTGCTCCAACCCTGA
- a CDS encoding pyridoxamine 5'-phosphate oxidase family protein, with the protein MSTNENRQKVFKIINDNPVCMLTVSGSKDALFSRPMTVVKTEDNGELWFFTSSTSAAVEEIGTESKVNLSFSAKSEWLSVHGSAVVITSEPKAREMWNQAVAAFFPEGPESPAVSLIRVRPEGAQYWDSPGGPVTMAVEWAKSRLSGTQINAGESNTVDL; encoded by the coding sequence ATGTCAACGAACGAGAATCGGCAAAAAGTATTCAAAATCATCAATGACAACCCTGTGTGCATGCTTACCGTCAGCGGGTCAAAGGACGCCCTCTTCAGCCGCCCCATGACGGTGGTCAAGACCGAAGATAACGGGGAGTTGTGGTTCTTCACCTCTTCCACCAGCGCAGCCGTGGAAGAGATCGGCACCGAATCAAAGGTCAACCTCTCCTTTAGCGCCAAAAGCGAATGGCTCTCCGTGCATGGTTCTGCCGTCGTGATCACCAGCGAGCCCAAAGCTCGCGAGATGTGGAACCAAGCAGTTGCCGCGTTCTTCCCGGAAGGGCCTGAATCACCCGCAGTGTCGTTGATTCGGGTACGTCCCGAAGGAGCACAATACTGGGACTCCCCCGGCGGACCGGTCACCATGGCCGTCGAATGGGCCAAGTCACGGCTGTCAGGGACACAAATCAATGCAGGGGAAAGCAACACCGTGGACCTGTAG
- a CDS encoding HAD-IA family hydrolase: MPSSGLHRAIGMGGDELVRHFLGEVSDGQVEKLKSSHDAIFSTHWPALVAFHGAKDLLIRCSEAGLGVVLASSAKEEELEVLRKVMDADAVISAATSSSDAELGKPAPDIIAAALEAAGVDADHAVFVGDAVWDASASEKLGVPMIGVSSGGTSAGELLEAGAVEVYRDVQALLDSFDASALGQLISRTLRP, translated from the coding sequence GTGCCATCTTCCGGGCTCCACCGGGCCATTGGCATGGGAGGCGATGAACTGGTACGGCACTTTTTGGGCGAGGTCTCCGATGGGCAGGTGGAGAAGCTCAAAAGTTCCCATGACGCGATCTTCTCCACCCACTGGCCTGCGCTGGTTGCTTTCCACGGAGCTAAGGATCTTCTGATCCGGTGCTCCGAAGCGGGACTGGGCGTCGTCCTCGCCTCGTCAGCGAAAGAGGAAGAACTCGAGGTTTTGCGCAAGGTCATGGACGCGGATGCTGTCATATCAGCCGCGACAAGCTCCTCAGATGCGGAGCTGGGGAAGCCCGCCCCTGACATCATTGCCGCAGCGCTGGAGGCAGCTGGGGTTGACGCCGATCATGCCGTCTTCGTTGGCGATGCCGTCTGGGACGCTTCCGCCAGCGAGAAATTGGGGGTTCCCATGATCGGTGTGAGCAGCGGGGGAACCAGCGCGGGTGAATTGCTTGAGGCCGGTGCCGTGGAGGTCTACCGTGATGTACAGGCCCTCCTCGACAGCTTTGACGCCAGTGCGCTGGGACAGCTGATTTCCCGAACCCTACGGCCGTAA
- a CDS encoding DUF4235 domain-containing protein has product MKILIKLLSFGASLGAGALARKGLETAWRKGTGNAPPKDAKNLNNSLPGVLVFALFTALTGAVIEVLTQRAAKKATLKLEK; this is encoded by the coding sequence ATGAAAATTTTGATTAAGCTCCTCAGCTTCGGGGCGAGCCTGGGAGCCGGCGCTCTTGCCCGGAAAGGGCTCGAGACGGCATGGCGCAAAGGCACCGGAAACGCGCCGCCCAAAGATGCCAAGAACCTCAACAACTCCCTGCCAGGAGTGCTTGTTTTTGCGCTTTTCACCGCTCTCACCGGAGCCGTCATTGAGGTCCTGACACAACGCGCAGCCAAGAAAGCCACCCTAAAGCTCGAGAAGTAG
- a CDS encoding FUSC family protein has product MSVFRVWAKSTVNGQRVLLSIKAALAVGIAWFLAPHMPGVADKYPYYAPLGALVSMYPTFIGSVRTGFQTLLGLLLGIGVGGGVLLLGHPNIVTISLAVGLGVLLAGSPRLGAGREYVPVATLLVLIIDGQSGVDAFSVGYAVQMGMGVLVGLAVNVAIFPPLTHGAALAQISRGREVLIRQLQDMAKALVEQWPPEHEEWAARGYALEDSVSEIRGAVHEARESHRANPRGLLRATHRVVSEGYNDLAVLEVITFHIRDLSEVLAAAIWGTPLDVALDTELCGPLSNCMEATAGVLLAWEENTKVQDAFEAAQRRLANFTTVLAARESNDVPSLEPGVAIALDIQRILAALQQRLLASETGLIPE; this is encoded by the coding sequence GTGAGTGTTTTTAGAGTGTGGGCGAAGTCCACTGTCAACGGACAACGGGTCTTGCTGTCGATCAAGGCTGCCCTTGCCGTGGGGATAGCATGGTTTTTGGCGCCCCACATGCCTGGCGTGGCTGACAAATACCCGTATTACGCCCCGCTTGGGGCCTTGGTGAGCATGTACCCCACGTTCATAGGATCCGTCCGGACTGGTTTTCAGACGCTCCTTGGCCTGTTGCTCGGCATAGGGGTGGGCGGTGGTGTGCTGCTGCTTGGCCATCCCAATATCGTCACCATCTCTCTTGCCGTGGGGCTGGGCGTGTTGTTGGCTGGTTCGCCACGGTTGGGGGCAGGGCGCGAGTACGTACCGGTGGCGACGTTGCTCGTACTGATCATTGACGGCCAGAGCGGCGTTGACGCGTTTTCCGTTGGCTACGCTGTGCAAATGGGGATGGGCGTGCTGGTGGGACTTGCCGTGAACGTGGCGATTTTCCCCCCGTTGACGCATGGTGCTGCGCTGGCACAGATTTCACGGGGACGAGAGGTACTTATTCGCCAACTCCAGGACATGGCAAAGGCTCTCGTGGAGCAGTGGCCTCCGGAACATGAGGAATGGGCCGCGCGCGGGTACGCCTTGGAAGATTCCGTCAGCGAGATCCGTGGTGCAGTCCACGAAGCGAGGGAAAGCCATCGGGCGAACCCCCGAGGCTTGTTGAGGGCCACGCATCGTGTCGTCAGTGAGGGCTATAACGATCTCGCAGTATTGGAAGTCATCACCTTCCACATCCGCGACCTTTCGGAAGTTTTGGCGGCCGCCATCTGGGGGACCCCATTGGATGTGGCATTGGATACCGAATTGTGCGGGCCGTTGAGCAACTGCATGGAGGCCACCGCAGGGGTGTTACTTGCTTGGGAAGAAAACACCAAGGTCCAGGACGCGTTTGAGGCAGCCCAACGACGCCTTGCAAACTTCACCACTGTTCTCGCTGCCCGAGAATCAAACGATGTTCCGTCGCTCGAACCGGGAGTCGCGATAGCCCTGGACATCCAACGGATACTGGCGGCGCTTCAGCAACGGCTACTGGCATCGGAAACCGGCCTCATCCCTGAGTGA
- a CDS encoding catalase: MTNPKENIPGAPSVQTPKLEEPTEPRKPVPPKPDQHGPELVSPTGTPTGEPEGSRAQAGDYLTTAQGGRLADTNHSLKAGRRGPTLLQDHHLREKITHFDHERIPERVVHARGAGAHGVFESYGTGTGLSKAGFLAAGVETPVFVRFSTVVGSRGSADAVRDTRGFAVKFYTDEGTFDLVGNNIPVFFIQDAIKFPDVVHAAKPHPDREIPQAQSAHDTFWDFVSLHTEAQAHTIWFMADRGIPRSFRMMEGFGVHTFRLINEEGKSTLVKFHWKPAQGVHSLVWEEAQIVNGMDPDFHRRDLADAIESGNYPSWELGVQVFPDTDDEMFEGIDLLDPTKFVPEELAPVQMLGRMTLNANPKNYFAEVEQVAFHPGHLVPGIDVTNDPLLQGRLFSYLDTQISRLGGPNFGQLPINRPHAPVNDMLRDGMHQSADYIGVAPYKPNSLDGGCPFHAGADAGAFIDFPQPVESAAKVRANPASFSDHYSQATLFYRSLSATEQAHVVEAYTFELGKCYEQVIRERQLAALANIDAGLCSEVATGLGLSAPEPEQEPTSEATSPAVSQIGGTWPVAGRVIGIVTDAGSDPQRVLEARDAIAAAGMLALLVAPVGGTLQGTSEPVQRTYASARSVEFDALLLATSAGAGSETGQHIPIDERVKVMVAEAFRHAKAIGGWGSTQDVLKAAGVDVDAEGIVQGNPDEVVPALATLLERHRIWQRFATQA; encoded by the coding sequence ATGACCAATCCCAAAGAGAACATTCCGGGCGCACCGTCGGTCCAGACGCCCAAGTTGGAGGAGCCAACGGAGCCCCGTAAGCCGGTGCCGCCAAAGCCTGACCAGCACGGTCCGGAGCTTGTTTCACCTACTGGCACACCGACTGGAGAACCTGAGGGTTCACGAGCCCAGGCCGGAGATTACCTCACCACGGCGCAAGGCGGTCGGCTGGCGGATACGAATCATTCGCTCAAGGCTGGAAGGCGTGGGCCGACGCTTTTGCAGGACCATCATCTGCGGGAAAAGATCACCCACTTCGACCATGAACGGATCCCCGAGCGTGTGGTGCACGCACGCGGAGCTGGCGCCCACGGTGTCTTTGAGTCGTACGGTACCGGGACAGGATTGAGCAAAGCGGGTTTTCTCGCTGCCGGGGTGGAGACTCCGGTGTTCGTCAGGTTCTCCACCGTCGTAGGCTCCCGTGGTTCAGCTGATGCGGTCAGGGACACCCGGGGCTTCGCGGTGAAGTTCTACACCGATGAGGGCACCTTTGACTTGGTCGGCAACAACATCCCCGTCTTCTTCATCCAGGATGCGATCAAGTTCCCGGATGTCGTCCACGCTGCCAAACCCCACCCGGATCGGGAGATCCCGCAGGCACAAAGCGCCCACGATACTTTTTGGGACTTCGTGTCCCTGCACACTGAAGCCCAGGCCCACACGATATGGTTCATGGCCGATAGGGGCATTCCCCGCTCATTTCGGATGATGGAGGGTTTCGGTGTCCACACTTTCCGTCTGATCAACGAAGAGGGAAAGTCCACCCTGGTGAAGTTCCACTGGAAGCCTGCACAGGGGGTCCATTCCTTGGTATGGGAGGAAGCCCAGATCGTCAATGGCATGGATCCTGACTTTCACCGCCGGGATCTGGCCGATGCCATCGAATCAGGAAACTATCCGTCGTGGGAACTGGGAGTCCAAGTGTTCCCGGACACCGATGACGAGATGTTTGAAGGAATCGACCTGCTTGACCCCACCAAGTTCGTACCGGAGGAACTTGCACCGGTGCAGATGCTGGGTCGGATGACGCTAAACGCCAATCCGAAGAATTATTTCGCCGAAGTAGAGCAAGTTGCCTTCCATCCGGGCCACTTGGTGCCTGGAATCGACGTCACGAACGATCCGTTGTTGCAAGGCCGGTTGTTTTCCTACCTCGACACACAAATCAGCCGCTTGGGTGGACCAAATTTCGGCCAACTTCCCATCAATCGGCCCCATGCACCCGTCAATGACATGCTGCGTGACGGTATGCACCAGAGCGCTGATTACATCGGGGTGGCCCCCTACAAGCCTAATTCGCTCGACGGCGGCTGCCCCTTCCATGCCGGAGCAGACGCCGGGGCGTTCATTGACTTTCCCCAGCCAGTTGAAAGTGCGGCCAAGGTTCGAGCTAATCCTGCCTCTTTTAGTGACCATTACTCCCAAGCGACCTTGTTCTACCGCAGTCTCTCTGCCACCGAGCAGGCCCACGTCGTGGAGGCCTACACTTTTGAACTTGGCAAATGCTACGAACAGGTCATTCGGGAACGGCAGTTGGCGGCACTGGCCAACATCGACGCGGGCTTGTGCAGCGAAGTCGCAACAGGTCTGGGCCTTTCGGCGCCCGAACCCGAACAGGAACCCACCTCGGAGGCTACCAGTCCCGCCGTATCCCAAATCGGCGGTACGTGGCCGGTGGCCGGTCGTGTCATCGGAATCGTCACGGACGCCGGTAGCGACCCTCAACGGGTGCTCGAGGCCCGGGATGCGATAGCTGCAGCCGGGATGCTCGCACTCTTGGTGGCACCTGTGGGTGGGACCCTGCAAGGAACCAGCGAACCCGTCCAAAGGACGTACGCCTCAGCACGATCGGTCGAGTTCGACGCTCTGCTCCTTGCTACATCCGCCGGCGCTGGATCAGAAACAGGACAGCACATCCCCATCGACGAGCGCGTGAAGGTGATGGTCGCGGAGGCTTTCCGCCATGCCAAGGCCATCGGCGGGTGGGGCAGCACTCAGGATGTCCTCAAGGCTGCTGGCGTGGACGTGGATGCCGAAGGCATTGTCCAGGGCAACCCGGATGAAGTCGTCCCCGCCCTCGCCACCCTCTTGGAACGACATCGCATTTGGCAACGCTTCGCGACCCAAGCCTGA
- a CDS encoding Rieske 2Fe-2S domain-containing protein, whose product MEITPDNSEVMMKVFLPFKALDALENAEYLDGVAAVLQTALRKVIRTGNVKDVLHGVPTGHPLHPMAVQLPIGAWTSAVVLDFVPGAGKASRVLIAIGVLSAAPAVLSGWADWLELHPQQQRVGVVHSAANATGTLLFGTSLVLRCCGRIRAGTIASTLGLATIAVGGTLGGQLAYRQAAGANHAEAVPHLVAPGWHRVGEVGEFTTGKLQRRMVGNVPVIVWRSANENIAVISNECSHLSGPLSEGTVTDVNGDPCVECPWHHSRFSLATGQVMGGPATSPQAAFKTRVVNGMVEVSLPHAG is encoded by the coding sequence GTGGAGATCACGCCAGATAATTCGGAGGTCATGATGAAAGTATTTTTGCCCTTCAAAGCGCTGGACGCCTTGGAGAACGCTGAATACCTCGACGGCGTGGCCGCGGTCCTTCAAACGGCGCTCCGGAAAGTCATTCGCACCGGGAACGTCAAGGACGTGCTCCACGGGGTGCCGACGGGCCACCCCCTCCACCCCATGGCGGTGCAGCTGCCCATCGGGGCGTGGACTTCGGCCGTCGTCCTTGACTTCGTCCCTGGGGCCGGAAAAGCCTCGCGTGTCCTGATCGCCATCGGGGTGCTGAGCGCGGCGCCAGCAGTTCTCTCGGGGTGGGCGGACTGGCTGGAACTCCACCCACAGCAACAGCGCGTGGGAGTGGTCCATTCAGCCGCCAACGCCACAGGGACACTGCTGTTCGGCACGTCCTTGGTGTTGCGGTGCTGCGGGCGCATCCGGGCGGGGACCATTGCATCGACTCTGGGACTGGCCACCATTGCCGTCGGCGGGACGCTGGGCGGACAGCTGGCCTACCGCCAGGCCGCAGGTGCGAACCACGCCGAAGCGGTCCCGCACCTCGTTGCCCCGGGATGGCACCGTGTAGGAGAGGTAGGAGAATTTACGACGGGGAAGCTACAAAGACGCATGGTCGGCAACGTCCCTGTCATAGTGTGGCGATCCGCGAACGAGAACATTGCAGTCATCTCCAATGAGTGCTCCCACCTTTCCGGCCCGCTCAGCGAGGGCACGGTTACGGACGTCAACGGCGACCCCTGCGTGGAATGCCCCTGGCACCACAGCCGATTCTCCCTCGCCACAGGCCAAGTTATGGGAGGGCCGGCCACATCCCCGCAAGCGGCCTTTAAGACCCGGGTCGTGAATGGCATGGTGGAAGTTTCCCTCCCCCACGCGGGCTAA
- a CDS encoding Ku protein — protein MRSIWAGSIAFGLVNVPVKAYGATEDHDVSLHQVHDADGGRIRYQRRCDVCGKKVDYDDIDKAFDDGEETVVLTDGDLESLPSEKSREIDVVQFVSNYQIDPIMLERSYYLQPDSKSPKAYSLLVKTLENTELTAVVKFAFRQKTRLGALRVKDHVLILQGILWHDEVRDVDSIKIPTKTKISPQELNMSAALVEQFRGDFRPADFVDDYQLELKKTH, from the coding sequence ATGAGATCAATTTGGGCTGGTTCCATTGCTTTCGGACTCGTCAATGTTCCTGTCAAAGCCTACGGGGCGACCGAAGACCATGATGTGAGCCTTCATCAGGTCCATGACGCAGATGGTGGCCGCATCCGGTACCAGCGCCGCTGTGATGTGTGTGGGAAAAAGGTTGACTATGACGACATTGACAAAGCCTTTGACGATGGTGAGGAAACAGTCGTCCTCACTGATGGAGACCTGGAATCGCTGCCGTCAGAAAAGAGTCGTGAGATCGATGTGGTTCAATTTGTTTCCAATTATCAAATAGATCCCATCATGTTGGAACGCAGCTACTACCTGCAACCTGATTCCAAATCTCCCAAGGCCTATTCCCTCTTGGTCAAGACACTGGAAAACACCGAGCTGACAGCGGTCGTAAAATTCGCCTTCCGGCAGAAGACCCGGCTGGGAGCCTTACGGGTCAAAGACCACGTGCTGATCCTCCAGGGGATCCTTTGGCACGATGAAGTACGGGACGTAGACAGCATAAAAATACCTACCAAAACAAAAATCAGTCCCCAAGAACTCAACATGTCAGCAGCCTTGGTGGAACAATTCCGGGGAGACTTCCGACCGGCTGACTTCGTCGATGACTATCAACTCGAGTTGAAAAAAACTCATTGA